TACTTTAATGTCCACGGAATTTCACCTCAGTCTTAATAAGACTATAATAATTCACCTGATAAAAGGTGATTACTCCGCTCTCACGTCTATCATTCCCTTTCCAGCTTTCTATCAATTAATCTCTTTGTTCATTTTACACAGTACAATCGATGTCTCGCAACAACTTACAAATATTCTTTTCATTTCCTAAAAAGGAAAAGTGTAGAGCTTGCTTTCCTCTACACTTTTAAAATAAAACACACTGTGCAAATTGCATTGGCATTACCATCATAATTATATGCTTATTTCATATATTTTTAAAGACTTTTATTACAAACGTGGCGTTTTTTTGTAATAAAAGTCAAAAAAATGTTACAAACAAAACATCTTCCTATCATATATCTTCAAATCAAAGCTTCACTCATTTTCTTGCAAATTTCTATACTGGTACAATTGATTTTGCGACTTTCTCAACAGTTCTTCAAACGTTTTTCCTTCTACTGGATAGCTAGCTGCTCCAAATAAAAGAGTGACACTGAGTAAATCCCCTTCTATTTCACTTTCAATATTTTTCATTAATCGTTTTGTTATTGTTGATGTTTCATGACCATTATCAATTGCTACAATAACATACTTATTTTCATCCCACTTTGTAACAACATCGCCCTTCCGAATTGTCTTTACAATGGTATTCTCTAATTTTTGTACTAACACTCCCAATTTTTTTTCTTGCAACGTGTCTTTTAATCCTTCCCATTCTTTTACAGAAAGAATGTACACTGTAATATTACGAGAATCTCTTTCAGATAAAGCAGCTACTTTCCCAAAAAAATCAACAACAAAATCGTTGCTTGCCATTCCTCCTACTTCCACATCCATACGCTCGCTCGCTCTTTTATCGTACCAATGTCCAAAATAATAACTTAGTATCATTTGCAATATATAAATAAT
This genomic interval from Bacillus thuringiensis contains the following:
- a CDS encoding diguanylate cyclase domain-containing protein; amino-acid sequence: MKHKGKISGLLLGNTVAVTEWIALQDVIAKLDSRSFYTVFIIYILQMILSYYFGHWYDKRASERMDVEVGGMASNDFVVDFFGKVAALSERDSRNITVYILSVKEWEGLKDTLQEKKLGVLVQKLENTIVKTIRKGDVVTKWDENKYVIVAIDNGHETSTITKRLMKNIESEIEGDLLSVTLLFGAASYPVEGKTFEELLRKSQNQLYQYRNLQENE